Genomic segment of Deltaproteobacteria bacterium:
CCGAAAACCGTACGGGTGTGTCTTCTGTCCCAAGATCCGCCTCCTGTCAGGCTTCGTCGACCACGATGGTGATGTGACTGGTACGCCGCTTGTATTTGTGCGCCCGGCCCATCGGGGCGGGACGGAACCGCTTCTGGGAGGCGCCGACGTTCACGAAGGCGCTCTTGACGTACAGGGTGTCCGTGTCGATGACGCCGGTCTGCCCCGCGTTGGCGATCGCGGAGTCGAGGACCTTCTTCACCGTCGCCGCGGAAGCCTTCTTCGCGAGCGACAGGATCGTCCGCGCGTCGGAGATCTTCTTCCCGCGGATCAGGTCCACCACGAGTCGCGCCTTCCTCGGGGAGATGCGCATGAACTTCGCCGTTGCGGTCGCTTCCATCTCCTGCTCCCCCTCCTTACTTCTTCACCTTGGCCTTGCGGTCGCCCGAATGGCCGTGGAATGTGCGCGTGGGGGAGAACTCCCCGAGCTTGTGCCCCACCATGTTCTCCGTGACGAAGACGGGCATGAACTTCCGCCCGTTGTGGACGGCGAACGTGTACCCGACCATCTCGGGAGTGATGGTCGACCGCCTCGACCAGGTCTTGATGACCTTCTTGTCCCCCGTCTCGACCGCCTTCCGCATCTTCCGCGCGAGGCCTTCCTCGACGTACGGTCCCTTCTTTACCGATCTACCCACGGAATAACCCCTTTTCCGTTATTTGCCGCGCCGCTTGACGATGTACTTGTCCGTCGCGGGGTTCTTGCGCGTCCGGTACCCCTTCGTGGGCTTCCCCCACGGCGTGCAGGGGTGCCGTCCTCCGGAGGACCGCCCTTCTCCTCCGCCCAGCGGGTGGTCCACCGGGTTCATCGCGACGCCCCGGACGGTCGGCCGGACCCCTTTCCAGCGGCTGCGCCCGGCCTTCCCCAGGGAAACCTTCTCGTGGTCCAGGTTCCCCACCTGGCCCACGGTCGCCATGCACTCCATGAAGACGAGCCGGACTTCTCCGGACGCGAGCCGCAGGTGCGCGTACTGACCTTCCTTGGCGAGGATCTGGGCGACGGCGCCGGCCGAGCGGGCGAGCTGCCCTCCCT
This window contains:
- the rplV gene encoding 50S ribosomal protein L22, whose protein sequence is MEATATAKFMRISPRKARLVVDLIRGKKISDARTILSLAKKASAATVKKVLDSAIANAGQTGVIDTDTLYVKSAFVNVGASQKRFRPAPMGRAHKYKRRTSHITIVVDEA
- the rpsS gene encoding 30S ribosomal protein S19, translated to MGRSVKKGPYVEEGLARKMRKAVETGDKKVIKTWSRRSTITPEMVGYTFAVHNGRKFMPVFVTENMVGHKLGEFSPTRTFHGHSGDRKAKVKK